The Bemisia tabaci chromosome 5, PGI_BMITA_v3 genome includes a window with the following:
- the Rrp40 gene encoding exosome complex component RRP40, with translation MVSEDVKVGHFGREAIVGSVVLPGQVVEEASSAEQKKVTLGPGVERVKENIVVCNSGILKKSEPNIYYVDNLQKRYTPVRKECVIGVVTMKAGDIFKIDINSSEQASLSYLAFENVSKKNRPRIEVGDLVYAQILSASKDMEPELVCVNSYGKQVTMGVLPAEGFLFQCSINLIRKILSPECPLLSKLGKRIPYETAIGMNGRIWIKAKNVDATLLIGNAILASEYASTETINEICDNLLKKLPNV, from the coding sequence atggTCTCAGAAGATGTAAAAGTTGGTCATTTTGGTAGAGAAGCCATTGTAGGTAGTGTGGTGTTGCCTGGTCAAGTTGTCGAAGAGGCCTCATCAGCCGAGCAAAAAAAAGTTACATTAGGACCTGGGGTTGAAAGAGTTAAAGAAAATATTGTGGTTTGTAATagtggaattttgaagaaaagtgaACCCAACATTTACTATGTTGATAATTTGCAAAAGAGGTACACTCCTGTGCGGAAAGAATGTGTTATTGGTGTAGTTACGATGAAAGCAGGTGACATTTTTAAGATAGACATAAATTCAAGTGAACAGGCATCATTATCATATCTAGCTTTTGAGAATGTTTCGAAGAAGAACAGGCCACGTATTGAAGTTGGAGATCTGGTCTACGCTCAAATTCTTTCTGCAAGCAAAGACATGGAACCGGAACTCGTTTGTGTTAATTCATACGGAAAGCAAGTCACAATGGGTGTACTCCCAGCAGAaggatttttatttcagtgcagTATcaatttaataagaaaaatacttaGCCCTGAGTGTCCCTTGCTTTCCAAACTGGGCAAAAGAATACCATATGAGACGGCTATTGGAATGAATGGACGAATATGGATCAAAGCCAAAAACGTAGATGCAACTCTCCTGATTGGTAATGCTATTCTAGCCTCTGAATATGCGTCAACAGAAACAATCAATGAAATTTGCGAtaatttgctgaaaaaattgCCAAATGTTTAA
- the Lis-1 gene encoding lissencephaly-1 homolog: MKMVLSQRQKEELNKAIADYLSSNGYTTALEGLKRDADISGEVEKKYGGLLEKKWTSVIRLQKKVMELESKLSEAEKEFIEGAPTRAKRSPTEWIPRGPEKFCLSGHRAPVTKVIFHPVFGLIVSASEDASIRVWDYETGEYERSLKGHTDSIQDIAFDHTGKILVSCSADMSIKIWDFTQGYQCIKTMHGHDHNVSGVAFMPNGDFIVSASRDKTIKIWEVATGYCVKTFSGHREWVRQVKVSPDGSYIASCSNDHTVRVWVAATKECKVELRDHEHVVECIAWANESANSAINEAAGGDNKKGAFEGPFLVSGSRDKTLRVWDVSSGLCLFTLIGHDNWVRGVVFHPGGKYIISASDDKTLRVWDIRNKRNMKTLDAHSHFCTSLDFHRTQPYVITGSVDKTIKVWECR; encoded by the exons ATGAAAATGGTTTTATCTCAGCGTCAGAAAGAGGAGCT aaACAAAGCAATTGCAGACTACCTATCCAGCAACGGATACACAACTGCCCTTGAAGGCTTAAAGAGAGATGCAGATATCTCAGGAGAAGTGGAAAAGAAGTATGGAGGATTGCTGGAAAAGAAATGGACTTCAGTCATTCGTTTGCagaaaaaa GTTATGGAACTAGAATCAAAATTGTCTGAGGCAGAGAAGGAGTTTATTGAAGGAGCTCCGACGCGAGCGAAGCGGTCACCAACAGAATGGATCCCTAGAGGCCCTGAAAAATTCTGTCTGTCAGGTCACCGTGCCCCTGTAACCAAAGTTATCTTTCATCCAGTATTTGGTCTGATAGTGTCTGCTAGTGAAGATGCTTCAATTAGAGTATGGGACTATGAAACAGGGGAATATGAGCGATCGTTGAAAGGACACACTGATTCAATACAGGACATAGCGTTTGACCATACTGGTAAAATTTTAG TATCATGCAGTGCCGATATGAGCATTAAAATTTGGGATTTTACTCAAGGATACCAGTGTATCAAGACTATGCACGGTCATGATCACAATGTCTCTGGAGTAGCTTTTATGCCCAATGGTGACTTCATTGTGTCAGCATCCCGGGAcaaaaccatcaaaatttggGAAGTTGCTACAGG GTATTGTGTAAAAACCTTTTCTGGTCATAGAGAATGGGTGAGACAAGTCAAAGTGTCGCCTGATGGGTCTTATATTGCATCCTGCTCTAATGACCATACTGTCCGAGTGTGGGTAGCTGCTACGAAAGAATGCAAA GTGGAACTCAGAGATCATGAGCATGTAGTTGAATGTATAGCATGGGCTAACGAGTCAGCAAATTCTGCAATCAACGAAGCAGCTGGGGGTGATAACAAGAAAGGAGCTTTTGAAGGGCCCTTCCTCGTCTCAGGTTCCAGAGACAAAACACTGAGA GTGTGGGACGTTAGTTCTGGCTTATGCTTGTTCACCCTCATAGGCCATGATAATTGGGTCCGAGGTGTAGTTTTCCATCCTGGTGGCAAGTACATAATTTCAGCCAGTGATGACAAAACGCTTCGTGTGTGGGATATTCGCAACAAGAGGAATATGAAAACACTGGACGCTCATTCGCATTTCTGTACATCCCTCG aCTTTCACAGGACCCAGCCATATGTAATAACTGGTAGTGTGGATAAAACAATCAAGGTCTGGGAGTGCCGTTAA
- the mRpL34 gene encoding large ribosomal subunit protein bL34m — protein MQALNILRSGVVSRSYSFLEASRACWDNDVFRSFSRINSVLMYNEYNWQRLYKEPRPYKRPRTPTRDYMPRANEQKRLVTHGWLVRMMTPSGRRTIMRRILKGKHVLSH, from the exons ATGCAAGCCCTGAACATCCTCAGATCCGGAGTAGTATCCCGAAG ttATTCTTTTCTGGAAGCCTCCAGGGCGTGCTGGGATAATGATGTCTTCCGCAGCTTCTCACGAATTAACTCAGTTCTAATGTATAATGAATATAACTGGCAGAGACTCTATAAAGAACCCCGTCCGTATAAAAGGCCTAGAACACCAACCAGAGATTACATGCCTAGGGCAAATGAGCAAAAACGTTTGGTTACACATGGTTGGTTGGTGCGCATGATGACTCCATCTGGACGAAGGACCATCATGAGGCGGATTTTAAAAGGCAAACATGTCCTATCTCACTGA